In Stieleria varia, one genomic interval encodes:
- a CDS encoding DUF4062 domain-containing protein, with protein sequence MTHPPTPVFVSSTFADLQEHRKAVCDALRQGGFLDIAMEYMGARDERPQNVCLRMIAEESDYFVGIYAHRYGYVPDDSGVSITEAEYHAAGNSDLKRLVYVVDQKTPWIPEYIDSGKHAEKLAQFKGLLGKRHVWKTFTSPDNLAKSVLADLGREVRSAQLKTVDQNSPDSLDASEWTNERPTRYQRRRFTELVHVIEPSSKPNQEYDILIYLFRHRPDNAGSPFGLDDVTKAEFLLGPSWKNRVFACDNDGGYIGIKVSAFGTFLCLCRVTFANGETAILDRYIDFESDGTPQRNERTMS encoded by the coding sequence ATGACACACCCACCAACACCCGTCTTTGTTTCGTCCACGTTCGCGGACCTTCAGGAACATCGAAAAGCGGTGTGTGACGCGCTTCGTCAAGGCGGCTTTCTCGACATAGCGATGGAGTACATGGGCGCCCGTGACGAACGGCCTCAGAACGTGTGCCTTCGGATGATTGCCGAGGAGTCCGACTATTTCGTTGGGATTTACGCTCACCGTTACGGATACGTTCCCGATGACTCGGGCGTCTCAATCACTGAGGCTGAATATCATGCTGCGGGTAATTCAGACTTAAAGCGTCTGGTGTACGTCGTTGATCAAAAGACACCCTGGATTCCCGAGTACATTGACTCAGGCAAGCACGCCGAAAAACTTGCGCAGTTCAAGGGACTTCTAGGCAAGCGACACGTCTGGAAGACGTTTACCTCGCCCGACAATCTTGCCAAGAGTGTGCTCGCCGATCTTGGTCGCGAGGTGCGCAGCGCACAACTGAAAACGGTCGATCAAAATAGTCCAGACTCATTGGACGCATCGGAATGGACGAATGAAAGGCCGACTCGGTATCAGCGACGCCGCTTCACGGAGCTTGTTCACGTAATTGAGCCGTCAAGCAAACCGAACCAAGAATACGATATTCTCATCTACCTCTTTCGACATCGTCCCGACAATGCTGGCAGTCCATTTGGACTAGACGATGTCACGAAGGCTGAGTTCCTTTTGGGACCGTCATGGAAAAACCGAGTATTTGCTTGCGACAACGACGGCGGATACATCGGTATTAAGGTTTCGGCGTTCGGCACATTCTTGTGTTTGTGTCGCGTGACGTTTGCCAATGGGGAAACCGCGATTCTTGATCGGTACATTGACTTTGAATCAGATGGGACGCCGCAACGTAATGAGCGAACAATGTCGTGA
- a CDS encoding group II intron maturase-specific domain-containing protein, giving the protein MIFTKTEAAAQRVYGSIERFLTERLKLSVNHDKSSIRKTNGLEYVGYEFRGYGGQIRVSKKKLLALKKRVCEIFRRNRGVSMKSRYAAFRVYARVWLGYFALDQVKTTFASLDKCPKLIKSGRRVRACYWKQWRKSKTRLKNLMSLGVSYRVARGFAMSGKGPRCLADRASFRDVRCPASFIQRVPSRRGLVYS; this is encoded by the coding sequence GTGATTTTCACAAAGACCGAAGCGGCGGCGCAGCGTGTGTACGGGAGCATCGAACGCTTCTTGACCGAGCGTCTGAAATTGTCCGTCAATCACGACAAGAGCAGCATCCGCAAGACGAATGGGCTTGAGTACGTAGGCTACGAGTTTCGCGGCTACGGCGGCCAAATTCGCGTGAGCAAGAAGAAGCTCTTGGCACTCAAGAAACGTGTCTGCGAGATCTTTCGTAGAAATCGCGGCGTATCGATGAAATCACGCTATGCAGCGTTTCGCGTCTACGCTCGTGTTTGGTTAGGCTACTTCGCGTTGGATCAAGTGAAGACAACGTTCGCCAGCTTGGACAAATGCCCCAAACTGATCAAATCGGGTCGTCGGGTACGAGCCTGTTACTGGAAACAGTGGCGGAAATCGAAGACCCGTCTGAAGAATCTGATGTCGTTGGGCGTGTCCTATCGTGTCGCTCGTGGCTTTGCGATGAGCGGCAAGGGCCCGCGTTGTTTGGCAGACAGAGCGTCTTTCCGCGACGTCAGGTGTCCAGCGAGCTTTATCCAACGAGTACCTAGCCGCCGAGGGCTTGTTTATTCTTGA
- the ruvA gene encoding Holliday junction branch migration protein RuvA, whose product MIVAISGKILHVSETAVTIESSPFEYEVLVGDYTRRQLQSQIGQSTRLHTLDYIDGSVQGGGRLTPRLVGFLTEPERQFFDLFCSVDGVGVKKALRAMVRPVNELAVLIEQQDAKGLSALPGIGPSTSERIIAKLRRKMPRFALMVDRGQPGDVDSGVTAVVSETFDALITLGHSESDARALIDEALAGGKKFKDTESLLTAIYQRGK is encoded by the coding sequence TTGATCGTCGCGATTTCCGGAAAGATCCTTCACGTCAGCGAGACGGCGGTCACGATTGAGTCGTCGCCCTTTGAATACGAAGTCCTGGTGGGAGACTACACGCGACGGCAACTGCAGAGCCAAATCGGTCAATCCACTCGACTGCACACGCTGGACTACATCGACGGCAGCGTTCAAGGCGGCGGCAGGTTGACGCCGCGTTTGGTCGGGTTTCTCACCGAACCGGAACGTCAATTCTTTGACCTGTTCTGCAGCGTGGACGGTGTCGGAGTCAAGAAAGCGCTTCGCGCGATGGTGCGCCCTGTCAACGAGCTGGCGGTGCTGATCGAGCAACAGGATGCCAAAGGCTTGTCCGCTTTACCCGGCATCGGCCCGTCCACCAGCGAACGCATCATCGCCAAGCTACGTCGCAAGATGCCACGATTCGCATTGATGGTCGATCGTGGACAACCCGGTGACGTCGACAGCGGCGTGACCGCCGTCGTCAGCGAAACATTCGACGCACTGATCACGCTCGGACACAGCGAGTCAGACGCCCGGGCATTGATCGACGAAGCCTTGGCGGGCGGCAAGAAATTCAAAGACACCGAATCACTACTGACCGCAATTTACCAACGCGGCAAATGA
- the rph gene encoding ribonuclease PH, which yields MRPSDQLRPIDIQVGYLNSNPSSVLYRCGDTVVLCSASLEPGVPGWLEGKGKGWVTAEYDMLPSSTNPRKRRDRSGKLDGRTTEIQRLIGRSLRAVVDLKALGERSIVVDCDVLQADGGTRTASITGGFIALATLIKRELPDSSIGNGPLRDSIAAISVGVIDGEVRLDLDYEWDVAADVDMNVVMTGSGRFVELQGTGEEATFDDEQLTRMIALAKKGIAELTQRQLDLVS from the coding sequence ATGCGTCCGTCCGACCAACTGCGCCCCATCGATATCCAAGTCGGGTATCTCAACAGCAACCCATCCAGCGTCCTGTATCGCTGTGGCGACACCGTCGTCCTATGCTCTGCATCGCTGGAACCGGGTGTTCCCGGATGGCTGGAGGGCAAAGGCAAAGGCTGGGTGACGGCGGAATACGACATGCTGCCCAGCAGCACCAACCCCAGAAAACGTCGAGACCGTAGCGGTAAGCTGGACGGCCGCACGACGGAGATCCAACGCCTGATCGGACGATCGTTGCGGGCCGTCGTGGATTTGAAAGCACTCGGGGAACGCAGCATCGTCGTCGATTGCGACGTTTTGCAAGCCGACGGAGGAACCCGAACCGCGTCCATCACCGGTGGCTTCATCGCCCTGGCCACTTTGATCAAACGAGAGCTGCCCGATTCCTCCATCGGAAACGGACCGCTGCGAGACAGTATCGCAGCGATCAGCGTCGGCGTGATCGATGGCGAAGTCCGCTTGGACTTGGACTACGAGTGGGACGTTGCCGCAGACGTCGACATGAACGTCGTCATGACCGGCAGCGGTCGATTCGTGGAACTGCAAGGCACCGGCGAGGAAGCCACGTTTGACGATGAACAGCTAACCCGTATGATCGCGTTGGCCAAAAAAGGCATCGCCGAGCTGACGCAACGTCAATTGGACTTGGTTTCGTGA
- the argF gene encoding ornithine carbamoyltransferase yields the protein MQHLLSLFDIDPSELRQILQIASVLKSKLDAGDRPSVLGNRVIALLFEKPSLRTRVSFQTGMGQLGGTSLFLGEDVGWGKRESIADFTKVLGQFVDAVVCRAKAHTRVEELAEFNALPVINGLTDVCHPCQALADVLTIQQSLGTYERKHLVFVGDGNNVAHSLALICAMLDMRFTLSCPEGYEMDDAWVNMVDAAYPDAEINIVRDPAAAVADADAIYTDVWTSMGQEAETAKRKQAFADFQVNDALMKAAPRHARVLHCLPAVRGEEITDSVIDSEQSDVIIQAGNRMHAQKGLLVWLLNRDWAMKNLE from the coding sequence ATGCAACACTTATTGTCACTCTTTGACATCGACCCATCCGAGCTTCGTCAAATCTTGCAAATCGCGTCGGTGCTGAAATCCAAATTGGATGCAGGCGACCGACCGTCCGTGCTGGGCAACCGTGTGATCGCGCTCTTGTTCGAAAAACCAAGCCTGCGAACGCGCGTCAGTTTTCAAACCGGCATGGGCCAACTGGGCGGCACCAGTCTGTTTCTCGGCGAAGACGTGGGTTGGGGAAAACGAGAGTCGATTGCCGATTTCACCAAAGTCCTCGGACAGTTCGTCGACGCGGTGGTGTGTCGAGCGAAAGCACACACGCGAGTCGAGGAACTGGCAGAGTTCAACGCGTTGCCGGTGATCAACGGACTGACCGATGTTTGTCATCCCTGCCAAGCCTTGGCGGACGTGCTGACCATCCAACAATCGCTGGGAACCTATGAACGAAAGCACTTGGTGTTCGTCGGCGACGGAAACAACGTCGCGCACTCGCTGGCTCTGATCTGCGCCATGCTCGACATGCGATTCACGCTCTCCTGCCCCGAGGGTTACGAGATGGACGACGCATGGGTCAACATGGTCGATGCCGCGTATCCAGACGCCGAAATCAACATCGTGCGTGACCCCGCCGCCGCCGTCGCGGACGCCGATGCCATCTACACCGACGTCTGGACCAGCATGGGCCAAGAAGCCGAAACGGCAAAGCGAAAACAGGCCTTCGCGGACTTTCAAGTCAACGACGCATTGATGAAAGCCGCCCCACGCCACGCCCGCGTCCTACACTGCTTGCCCGCCGTCCGCGGTGAAGAAATCACTGACAGCGTGATCGACAGCGAGCAAAGTGACGTGATCATCCAAGCCGGCAATCGGATGCACGCACAAAAGGGTCTCTTGGTCTGGTTGCTCAATCGTGATTGGGCAATGAAGAACCTGGAGTAA
- a CDS encoding aminotransferase class III-fold pyridoxal phosphate-dependent enzyme — MTDSTPTPQGLQYSDAGGRRWVDATVGRICALGLGQVAITNAMVDAAAAAVPLSDADSTEFAAVLVDAMHGWGHDQWSQAYCLASSDDALELAIRIARTRKPTGGHKIVSLVGSDHGRTAACLTASGQPELHEGYGPMVAGFAHVAPNDVDALHNAVDGQTAAILLSPLDLSNAASPLSEDYLIAARQLCDEHDALLIIDETKLCFGASGQCLTVSSLAELAPDVAVIAAGLFTGLPGAIVLGNDRMRSEQVAIVPECRSSLIQTAAVATLATMRQLELPNSAVDAHRELAVALAKRISGFDFLRDIHHCGATIGIDTDLPAEQIIQAATKTGLCLGVCGQTAVLMQLPLIMEPSDQQELLDRIGETMEIVERETAQLTTASD; from the coding sequence ATGACCGATTCAACCCCGACACCTCAAGGCCTGCAGTACAGCGACGCTGGCGGTCGCCGCTGGGTCGACGCGACGGTCGGTCGGATTTGTGCACTGGGACTCGGGCAAGTCGCCATCACCAACGCGATGGTCGATGCCGCCGCTGCTGCCGTGCCACTCTCAGACGCCGACTCGACCGAATTCGCAGCGGTGCTGGTGGACGCCATGCACGGCTGGGGACATGATCAATGGAGCCAAGCGTATTGTCTCGCATCGTCCGATGACGCGCTCGAATTGGCAATTCGCATCGCCCGAACACGTAAGCCAACTGGCGGTCACAAGATCGTTTCACTGGTCGGCAGTGATCACGGACGTACCGCTGCGTGCTTGACCGCCAGCGGACAACCCGAGTTGCATGAAGGCTACGGGCCGATGGTCGCCGGATTTGCCCATGTCGCACCCAACGATGTTGACGCCCTACACAACGCTGTCGACGGGCAAACCGCAGCGATTCTGTTGTCGCCCCTGGATCTGAGCAACGCAGCTTCGCCGCTCAGCGAAGACTACTTGATCGCCGCACGCCAGTTGTGTGACGAACACGATGCGTTGCTGATCATCGATGAAACGAAGTTGTGTTTTGGTGCTTCGGGCCAATGCCTGACCGTCTCCAGTCTCGCGGAGCTGGCGCCCGACGTCGCCGTGATCGCCGCCGGGCTTTTCACAGGGCTGCCCGGCGCCATCGTACTGGGTAACGATCGAATGAGATCGGAACAAGTAGCGATAGTACCCGAGTGCCGATCCAGCCTGATTCAAACGGCCGCAGTTGCCACGCTGGCAACGATGCGACAGCTGGAACTGCCGAACTCGGCGGTCGATGCCCACCGAGAACTGGCCGTGGCGTTGGCCAAGCGAATCAGCGGATTCGATTTTTTGCGTGACATTCACCACTGCGGTGCAACCATCGGGATCGACACCGATTTGCCCGCAGAACAAATCATTCAAGCCGCCACGAAGACCGGGCTATGCCTTGGCGTCTGTGGACAGACCGCAGTGCTGATGCAATTGCCACTGATCATGGAACCTTCGGATCAGCAAGAGTTATTAGATCGAATCGGCGAAACCATGGAAATCGTCGAACGAGAAACCGCCCAATTGACCACCGCATCTGACTGA
- the argB gene encoding acetylglutamate kinase — translation MQEAITKADTLIEAMGWIRRFRGKTTVIKLGGSVLDDDDALLHILLDVIFMETVGMKPVVIHGGGKAINRALAEANIEPKFIQGRRFTDDATLKIVRRVLAGELNAFLTEEIERLGGRAMNLSFDTTNVLFGEKLTLPSGEDLGAVGSVTRVDRSVIEGLLYTDQVPVIPSMCVGPDDEYYNVNADTAAMAVAQALGAEKLVFLSDVNGVRRDKDDPSTIIHSLNEHQARDLIDQGVIASGMIPKVEACLETLGRGVGKVHIIDGRLRHSLLLEIFTSQGVGTEIYKAPPE, via the coding sequence GTGCAAGAAGCGATCACCAAGGCTGATACGCTGATCGAAGCGATGGGGTGGATCCGGCGTTTTCGTGGCAAAACCACCGTCATCAAGCTCGGCGGTAGCGTTTTGGATGACGACGACGCTTTGCTGCACATCCTGCTCGACGTGATCTTCATGGAAACCGTCGGAATGAAACCGGTGGTGATTCATGGCGGCGGCAAGGCGATCAACCGGGCGTTGGCCGAAGCGAACATCGAGCCCAAATTCATTCAAGGTCGTCGATTCACGGATGACGCGACTCTGAAAATCGTCCGACGTGTGCTGGCCGGTGAGTTGAACGCTTTCTTGACGGAGGAAATCGAGCGACTCGGCGGTCGGGCGATGAACCTCTCATTCGATACCACCAACGTCTTGTTCGGCGAAAAACTGACGCTACCCAGCGGCGAAGACCTCGGCGCCGTCGGCAGCGTCACGCGAGTGGACCGCAGTGTCATCGAAGGTCTGCTGTACACCGACCAAGTCCCCGTGATCCCCAGCATGTGTGTCGGACCGGATGACGAATATTACAACGTCAACGCGGACACCGCCGCGATGGCCGTTGCTCAAGCGTTGGGCGCCGAGAAACTCGTGTTCCTCTCCGATGTCAACGGCGTACGACGAGACAAAGACGATCCCTCAACGATCATTCACTCGCTCAACGAGCATCAAGCTCGTGACTTGATCGATCAAGGTGTCATCGCCTCCGGAATGATCCCCAAGGTCGAAGCCTGCTTGGAGACACTTGGTCGCGGCGTCGGTAAAGTTCACATCATCGACGGCCGCTTGCGACACTCTCTGTTGCTGGAAATATTCACGTCGCAAGGCGTCGGCACGGAAATCTACAAGGCGCCGCCCGAGTGA
- the proC gene encoding pyrroline-5-carboxylate reductase has product MSKKRLTVIGGGQMGRALVGGMVAANVLSPAEICVVEPSAESRLWWQTQHGDIDLVVDSTDPAADSQIVLIAVKPNVVPVVASQKDGMWSGKLVISIAAGVNLSKLADWFGHQRVVRVMPNTPCLVGQGACAYCCGNDVGDEDKQWISAALSAVGLAVEVNDSQMDAVTGLSGSGPAYICLVIEAMADGGVLAGLPRHLAMQLASQTVLGTAKMVQETGRHPGELKDAVASPGGTTIAGLQALENKGLRSAMIAAVEASMKRSQQLDSLSSHKGQGAG; this is encoded by the coding sequence ATGAGCAAAAAGAGGTTGACCGTCATCGGTGGGGGCCAAATGGGGCGTGCCTTGGTGGGCGGCATGGTCGCGGCGAACGTCCTATCGCCAGCGGAGATCTGTGTCGTCGAACCCAGTGCCGAAAGTCGACTTTGGTGGCAAACCCAGCACGGGGACATCGATTTGGTCGTCGATTCAACCGATCCGGCGGCTGACAGCCAGATCGTGCTGATCGCGGTCAAACCGAATGTCGTTCCCGTTGTTGCGTCTCAAAAGGATGGAATGTGGAGCGGCAAACTCGTTATTTCGATTGCCGCCGGAGTCAATCTAAGCAAGCTGGCTGATTGGTTCGGCCATCAACGTGTCGTCCGCGTCATGCCCAACACCCCCTGCTTGGTCGGGCAGGGTGCCTGTGCGTATTGTTGCGGCAACGATGTCGGCGATGAGGACAAGCAGTGGATCAGTGCGGCTTTATCGGCGGTCGGACTGGCGGTGGAAGTCAACGATTCACAGATGGACGCGGTCACCGGCTTGAGCGGTTCTGGACCCGCGTACATCTGTTTGGTGATCGAAGCGATGGCCGACGGTGGTGTCTTGGCTGGCTTGCCGCGTCACTTGGCGATGCAGCTCGCATCGCAGACCGTTCTTGGGACGGCTAAGATGGTTCAAGAGACCGGTCGTCATCCCGGTGAGCTCAAAGACGCCGTGGCCAGCCCCGGCGGCACCACCATCGCGGGGCTCCAAGCCCTGGAAAACAAAGGCCTTCGCAGCGCAATGATCGCCGCAGTGGAAGCATCCATGAAACGAAGTCAACAATTGGATTCTCTCTCCTCCCACAAAGGACAAGGAGCTGGCTGA